Proteins co-encoded in one Plasmodium reichenowi strain SY57 chromosome 10, whole genome shotgun sequence genomic window:
- a CDS encoding RNA-binding protein, putative, which translates to MFFKLLRGRKIYINNKKYYNKKYIYGDSFSSSPQKIMSVRNFSEYINIEEKINLPRLKLRGLPFDASEEEIKNFFRDFQLTKQAYPIHIIKGIKNKPTGHAYVYFDDEEEARNACQAMNRKYIRDRFVEIYQDYIYNHNITPVKEHVTTLMRDRYKKDNQ; encoded by the coding sequence atgttctttaaattattaagaggaaggaaaatatatattaacaacAAAAAGTActataataagaaatatatatatggagATTCTTTTTCTAGTAGCCCCCAAAAGATTATGTCAGTTCGCAACTTCAGcgaatatattaatatagaagagaaaataaatttacCGAGATTGAAATTAAGAGGATTACCTTTTGATGCATcagaagaagaaataaaaaatttctttAGAGATTTCCAATTAACAAAACAAGCATATCctattcatataattaaagGAATTAAGAATAAGCCCACAGGGCATGCATATGTATATTTCgatgatgaagaagagGCCAGAAATGCTTGTCAAGCTATGAACAGGAAGTATATAAGAGACAGGTTTGTGGAAATTTACCAggattatatttataatcaCAATATAACACCTGTAAAAGAGCATGTTACAACATTGATGAGGGAcagatataa
- a CDS encoding hypothetical protein (conserved Plasmodium protein, unknown function), with product MLDNNNNMSKELKQLEEEKKNVEGNNLNLLLGDLKMMTAYEMSSEWKDTNMMNECFNNFSWFDSRILRNMQNYLNADDVEKSKIDYAYNTLFPKPIDIKDTKLNMMALWIKSRIHYNNTFFPLQLSPYDV from the coding sequence atgcttgataataataataatatgagtAAAGAGCTAAAACAATTGgaggaagaaaaaaaaaatgtggagggaaataatttaaatttattgttaggtgatttaaaaatgatgacAGCTTATGAAATGTCATCTGAATGGAAAGATACAAATATGATGAATGaatgttttaataatttctcTTGGTTTGATTCAAGAATACTAAGAAATATgcaaaattatttaaatgcTGATGATGTAGAAAAATCAAAAATTGACTATGCATATAATACTTTATTCCCAAAACCAATTGATATAAAAGATACCAAATTAAATATGATGGCCCTATGGATTAAATCGAGaattcattataataataccTTTTTCCCATTACAGTTATCACCTTATGATGTGTGA
- a CDS encoding hypothetical protein (conserved Plasmodium protein, unknown function) — MKTLYHEDIIIFLSIESLEEILSVFKNIGGIKGRFHKFISFKNKSDISFFFNSRDYLFLKKEPGKIIDEKYKLLTNNKVDDKNIHENNTFEDKNICEKQTNIDVEPRGPFEKGEEKILEAISLENKQNNAKDINDCRLHISKNKNVENEEDNNNLKKTENKNDSKISNLKYTYDEYEMIIEEVYKHLYKNETYTPMSEKNKMVIELIIETIIYGNKIKLNIYKLNLFISIVIMTLYQIMENLGVKEKKKKKTINYFITLLKKNIQYNNSPEQNKKIKDTQNNTRSEVNINTHNEKHITIPNQEKDNDNNVKNNNTIIKNDNKDIIKIKKNTIKNDKRKQSSNTSMNLKDTKEDNILINSTNEVKINEEKETKNDIIFFNYEEAKYIIKYMFENIFSIYNILEYMFLFPSYPVHLCFTNYCSFVSPPEPLSLKDEIKEDEQRNEDNKFSTNAYISHVLHIPLYVLDKFYNNLNDLQEKIDNALTLM; from the exons ATGAAAACATTATATCACgaagatataataattttcttaTCAATAGAAAGTTTAGAAGAAATCCTAAGCGTGTTTAAAAATATCGGAGGAATAAAAGGACGTTTTCATAAATTTATaagttttaaaaataaatcagatatatcttttttttttaattctagggattatttatttttaaaaaaggaaccaggtaaaataatagacgaaaagtataaattattaacaAACAATAAGGTAGATgacaaaaatatacatgaaaataatacatttgaagataaaaatatatgtgaaaaacaaacaaacaTAGATGTAGAACCTAGAGGGCCATTTGAAAAAggagaagaaaaaatacTTGAAGCTATATCGTTAGAAAATAAACAGAACAATGCAAAAGACATAAATGATTGCAGGTTACACATTtccaaaaataaaaatgtagaaaatgaagaagataataataatttaaaaaaaacggaaaacaaaaatgatAGCAAAATTTCCAATcttaaatatacatatgatGAATATGAAATGATTATTGAAGAAGtttataaacatttatataaaaacgAAACATATACACCTATGTcagaaaaaaacaaaatggTAATTGAACTTATTATAGAAACTATAATTTAtggaaataaaataaaattaaatatttacaaactgaatttattcatatcaATTGTAATCATGACCTTGTATCAAATTATGGAAAACTTAGGtgtaaaagaaaaaaaaaaaaaaaaaactataaattattttataactttattaaagaaaaatatacagtataataattcacctgaacaaaataaaaaaataaaagatacACAAAATAATACACGTTCTGaagtaaatataaataccCATAATGAAAAACATATAACTATTCCAAATCAAGAAAAGGATAATGACAATAATgtaaagaataataatacgattataaaaaatgataataaggatattataaaaatcaaaaaaaatactataaaaaatgataaaagaaaacaaaGTAGTAACACAAGTATGAATCTTAAAGATACAAAGGAAGACaacattttaataaatagTACTAATGAagttaaaataaatgaagaaaaagaaacCAAAAATgacataatattttttaattatgaagaagcaaaatatataataaaatatatgtttgaaaatattttctctatatataacatcttagaatatatgtttttatttccaTCTTATCCAGTTCATTTGTGTTTCACAAATTACTGTTCTTTTGTATCTCCCCCTGAGCCCTTATCTTTAAAGGATGAAATAAAGGAAG ATGAACAAAGGAATGAAGACAATAAGTTCAGTACTAATGCTTATATTTCCCACGTGTTACATATACCTTTATATGTACTTGACAAGTTTTACAATAACCTTAATGATTTACAAGAAAAAATCGATAATGCTTTAACATTAATGTAA
- a CDS encoding hypothetical protein (conserved Plasmodium protein, unknown function) yields the protein MKIGNYKICTWNICKRRISFFGVLPFELQKKGNIRKIERRTFSGWNERRFLFFSLSSDINKCVNMSEMIIRRGNITTTKKNSGKNKSDKNESDVDNNSTSNNNNNNLKRSSKIVVYIKSNKLYLTYNGFLLFFFSIFAYCITKLLIMFFEEPPAVKLVKESVLKDKKLIEEYEEVLFSRFWSGFLNDNDARIIINIKSKKQNKKGRIVSNLIKKNDQWIIKTLTYYNTKKTDNLKTDDLKNLQKNQQISLCPINTDSFSKKK from the coding sequence atgaaaataggaaattataaaatttgtACATGGAATATTTGTAAGAGAAGAATATCTTTTTTTGGAGTTCTTCCTTTTGAACTTCAAAAAAAGGGAAACATAAGAAAAATAGAAAGGAGGACATTTTCTGGATGGAATGAGAGGAgatttttgtttttttctttaagcagtgacataaataaatgtgTTAACATGAGCGAAATGATAATAAGAAGGGGGAATATCACTACaactaaaaaaaatagtGGTAAGAATAAAAGcgataaaaatgaaagtgatgtagataataatagtacaagtaataataataataataacttGAAGCGAAGCAGTAAGATAGTtgtgtatataaaaagtaacaaattatatttaacatACAACGgttttcttttattttttttttccatatttgCTTATTGTATAACTAAATTGTTAATCATGTTTTTTGAAGAACCCCCTGCTGTGAAACTAGTAAAAGAAAGCgttttaaaagataaaaaacTAATAGAAGAATATGAAGAAGTTCTTTTTTCAAGGTTCTGGTCAGGATTCTTAAATGATAACGATGCTCGcattatcataaatattaaaagtaaGAAACAAAATAAGAAAGGAAGAATTGTAAgtaatttaataaaaaaaaatgatcaATGGATTATTAAAACcttaacatattataatacaaaaaaaacGGATAACTTAAAAACAGACGATTTGAAGAATCTACAAAAAAATCAACAAATCAGCTTATGTCCAATAAATACTGATTCGTTTAGcaaaaagaaatga
- a CDS encoding RAP protein, putative — MSFTITNIVNRRYIIYPLTKCKRRYSCTYNIKRYMNEEGERKISLHTAPIFDVEDVMNKEKLLYVIKNIQIVDLKEKNILNNISNLLKKYINEYTIEEIYTIIHIFCKLNFTKYSLYNNFIKIIMNKKPKIDSRMLTQILIDLHKLSSLDINVLTFFTQYYIKKETHQFSLFDLSMILYIFNKYNYNHMETVDNISKTISQYFLPYIDQDKGVLTTILLSISTLNLNYQFYLDVMKKHVYKKYEHFEVKYLCNILYSILLRLVNTLHKDDILNIMLNDIMYILLNNINKLKNEELKQLHISLYYLKDMKEEKYEEARKIIEKKNIKDTVTTSKIQQQIAKLFKEIGLNVEKEFLIGPYVLDFALKKKKICIEVNGFTHYYTFNGKINAKTTLKYYILNKLKWKVLTIEYMDWKNKSKEDKIKYLETNVLEKIM; from the exons atgaGTTTCACAATTACTAATATAGTAAATAGgagatatattatttaccCCCTTACAAAATGTAAAAGAAGATATAGTTGtacttataatataaagagATATATGAATGAAGAGGGTGAAAGGAAAATATCACTACATACCGCTCCCATTTTTGATGTAGAGGATGTTAtgaataaagaaaaattactatatgtaataaagaatattcAAATAGTAgatttaaaagaaaaaaacattttaaataatataagtaatttattaaaaaagtatataaatgaatatactattgaagaaatatataccattatacatatattttgtaaattaaactttacaaaatattctttatataataattttattaaaattattatgaataaaaaacCAAAAATTGATTCTCGTATGTTAACGCAAATATTAATTGATCTTCATAAATTATCATCTTTAGATATTAATGTGTTGACTTTTTTTACTcagtattatataaaaaaagaaactCATCAATTCTCTTTATTTGATTTATCTATgatactatatatatttaataaatataattataatcatatgGAGACGGTGGACAACATAAGTAAAACAATTTCTCAATACTTTTTACCATACATTGATCAG gATAAAGGTGTGTTAACCACCATTCTGCTAAGCATATCAACGTTAAATTTGAATTATCAATTTTATCTCGATGTGATGAAAAaacatgtatataaaaaatatgaacattttgaagtaaaatatttgtgtaatattttatactCCATTTTGTTAAGACTTGTTAATACTTTACATAAGGATGACATATTAAACATTATGCTGAATgatattatgtatatattattaaataatattaataagtTAAAAAATGAGGAATTAAAACAG TTACATATATccttatattatttgaaagATATGaaggaagaaaaatatgaagaagcaagaaaaattattgaaaaaaaaaatattaaagatACAGTAACTACATCCAAAATTCAACAACAGATAGCCAAGCTATTTAAGGAAATTGGATTGAATGtagaaaaagaatttttaaTTGGACCCTATGTATTAGACTTTGctttaaaaaagaaaaag ATTTGTATCGAAGTTAATGGATTTACACATTACTATACCTTCAATGGGAAAATAAATGCAAAGACTACcttgaaatattatattttgaataaaCTCAAGTGGAAG GTCCTTACTATTGAATACATGGAttggaaaaataaatcaaaagag gataaaataaaatatttagaAACAAATGTacttgaaaaaataatgtaa